Genomic DNA from Hordeum vulgare subsp. vulgare chromosome 2H, MorexV3_pseudomolecules_assembly, whole genome shotgun sequence:
GTAATTATATTGATAGCTTATTTGGCCTATGGCCTCAACTCTTAACCTTCCTTCTTAATCAATGCAAATGGCAAATCTTTTGCCTTGTTTCAAAAAATAAACATTGATAGCTATAGAAGAAAAACTGAACTTGATACACACAAATATTGTGCTCCCAAAACAGAAGTATAGCATTGCATAAAGGATCACCAACACAAATAACTGAGGAGTGCATTAACTTAGTTAGATTAAGATAACTTGAGGTGCATTGCCTAGTCAAGTATACAACAGGTACATTACCCACAAATCGAACAAGATGACAGTAGTCACGGGACACCAACTTAGTTGCATGACAAGGtacattagcaacctctacattGTCAATTTACCACTGACAACAGAATCTACAACTCAAGTAACATCTCTCGCACACACTACTTAGCTCCAAGAGGAGACACATTAGTGACCATTATTACATAGCTCGATTAAGTAGAGGCACATCAAAGTTTGCATTGATATAATCAAATGACCAGTTGACCTTGATGAAAAATGTAACAGCACCAACAGTGATTTCCCCTTCCGTTGAACCGTTGACTTCTGGAGTAAAAACAAGAGTCCGTGTGGCCGAGGCAGTTGAAACATCACAAGCCTGTGTAGCAATCATTAACAAAAGTGTCTCCTCTAAGCCAACAGTTACTACACGGCGCCACAACTGGAGTATTCCACTACCATCACAGATAACACCACCTGTTTTGCTATCATGGAGCACAAGATGATCCTGAATGCTGGAGGTGCAAGCTGTGATTTCTCCACAGAAATCTCCATTGAGAACCCTGATTTCAAAGGTAGCCTCCACTGCAAATTTCACCTCCAGGTTGCTCAGCCTGCTATCAAGGTCGGCACAACCAACATGACTATCTTCCCACGCTCCCCTCAATATGCCATCGATTGTACACAGTCCCTTGCTAAGTTTTGGGTCTTTCTTCCCTTGCTCGTCGATGATATTAAGATCTACCTCAATATATATACCATCTAGTAACACGAGTCCACGAGTTGGGCCAGTTAAAGTTAACGACTGATCCTATGAGAAAAGGTCACATAACAGATTAACAGTACTGTTATATAGATAATGCAATGGTAGTTAAATAAGCATAGAAATATGTTGTCATACATGCCAGTATGAGACTCTTTTTAAAGGTTTAAACTGGCATCTAATTGTATGTGAGCATGTTCAGTTCCACTCTGCTCAATACCTGAATCAAAGTATAAATTCTTATGATATTATGACCATTCCTTTTGTTTGTGATCTTACTAAGGGCCTTTTTGGTTTCAAAGAATTTTCAAAGAAATTTTGGAGCATTAGAATCCTAAGATATTTTCCTATGTGGGTTGTTTGATTTGTAGGATTGAATCACATAGGAACTTTTTGATTCCTTTGCAATACATTCAAATTAAATATTTCGATTGACTCAAACCTCTTGGAAAGAACCCTTTGTTTATATTAACATACTTCCGTACAAATTCAACCATGTAGCATTCGAGTGGACAAGACATTGCAATCCTGCATGTTTTTCTCTATTCCCGCTTTGCTGGAATTTGGCGAATCAAATAGTCCCTAAACTTTATAACGAACCTGGAGGTTGCAACCTCTGTTCCTACCATAGCCATGCATTGTACGAATGCTTCATTTTGTATATAAAGTTATAAAAATGTGCAAACAACAAGCATATGGTTAATTAACTATCCTTGTGTATTACTACAAAAGTACAAATACCAAGACACGATCATATGGTGATGTAGTCGTACAATTTCAAAACACGATACAATTTATACCCTGAGCCGAAACAAAAAAAACTGGTAAACTCATTAATACCCATAAAGTAATAGCATGCATAAGTAATCAAGGAAAAAGGCGGTCATCGCCACACAATGAGAAATGACAGCTTCAAAGTAAACGTGTGCTACCTCTGAGCTGATGAGTTGGTAATCCTCTCTAGAGCGACGGTAGAGATAGACACACTTGTAATCCAGGTGATCTCTGGCAATCACAGTACCATACACCTTTAACGGGAATCCCACATCCGAAGAGACTATCTTCACTGAGAGGACGTTTACAGAGTCATACACATGGTACACCTGTCTTCCGAGTGAGTTGGCGTATGTGGATGGAGTTTTGTGAGTGTACCGCATTGGAGCCAGAGGAGCTGCATGCCGTAGGAAAAATCAGAATGGCATTGGAGGGGCAATTAAACATGGATTACATGGGGGAATCGGGGGGAATTGGATTTCGGACTTACACTCCTCGTCGATGTCAAATTTAGAGAAGTCCTTGTTGAAGAATCGGGTGTAGCAGATTTTCCCCGTCTTGGGATCGTACTCGCGGATCCTGTCGATGACGGCCTGATGCGCTTCCTTTCTTCCACTGAATGCATCCATCTTCCGCGCATCCTCCGTCGCCTTCTCCTCggcctcccgccgccgcctctccgccgccgccgcagcttcGGCCACAACCTCGGCCTTGTCGTAGAAGAAAGGCTCTAAGCAGCCACTCTTGTCGTCTACCTCCTCCAACCTTAGGTCGCCTTCCGCCATGAGAACACTTAGGACATGTTTGGTTCATCACTAACTTTACCACAACTAACATTAGACAAAGTGTGGCTGCCACAAAAAGTGTGGCTAACAAAATGAACACCACAAGTGTGGCAAGATTTGACAAAAAATTAAGTCTATGACATGTGGACCATATACCTATAAAAGTGTGGCAAGCCATATGTGTGGCAATGAACCAAACACATGCCTAAAGTATTGTGACATGACTAAGGTTAGGTGTGGCAACCTTAGGTTGGGAACCAAACAGCCCCTTAGGCCCTCTTTGGAtccactcagattatataattcagtttttGTAATCTATTCTATCTCCAAACAAGAcaaattatggtgtagattataacaactactccatccgttcctaaatataagtcttttaagcgatttcactagatgtctacatactgagcaaaatgattgaatgtacactctaaaatatgtctatatacatccgtatgtagtccactagtgaaatctctacaaagacttatatttaggaacggatggagtagatgaacagattattaaaaactcacaatctactctaccccagctaaaatcagattatggatgactaatgacccattatccttgtaaagttggagataattacattcgtgCCACCCCCATCcttttcctttaaaaaaacaaaagggcagaaaggtcattatgcaatgtaaaacttgaattgcagtttatataatctgatcTTTAAACATGTCcatctagattatttttataaaccaaattatataatctatcttcataatccagattatcataatctattgtggttccaaacagggccttagaagCCCAAACAAATTTATCTTTTGAAGTTTACTAAATAAAACTTGACTAGTAggcttaaaaatatatttttggttgGGCTTTTAGAATAAGTTGGGTAGGGGACAACTTGGTTGGGCTTTTAGAATAAGCTGGATAAGGGACAGCTGGGTAAGGGCCTCTACTGCTGTTAGTTAAATATGAGAAAAATCATGTTCTTGTGTGAGGTTTGTGGCATCATGGGGCACACACTGGAAGAGTGCGACAATTGTATTCATGGTCTTGACAAGGTGGAGTACGGGTGGTGGATGGTTGCGACCAGAAGAAGCCTTCCATCGAACCAGTTCAACCAGAACAATTACTCCAATCCCTCACGCAACAAAGGAGCAcgtcgtgggagaggagggggagcacGTGGAGCTAGAACCACCAATGGAGCGGTTACTGGAGCCAGGAAACGGTCCTCACAAGAGGCGGGGATGAGTGACGATGAGAACCTAGATGATACAGCTGAGAGCCCCATGAAAACAGATCCGATGGAACAAGCGAAGGAACAACCACCTCCTGCTGAATCTTCGGCAAAGAAAAGGCTTGACCTCTCTGGTGTCACATGTGGATCTCCCTCTGAACCTACGGGGCAGGAGTCGGCCTGAGTAGGGGGCAACGAACAGAACGAAAGCACCACATCACAAGATAACCTGGTACCGGGGCAGGTACCGCCGCCTCCTTATGCATACGTCACTCCACGAGACAGGAAGAAACTGAAGAAGGGAGCGTCACCCTAAAAAACGACGACTTCACCGAGCGAATTGGCGGGCTCCTTCAAGGAGCACTGCCGGGCTCAATGAGTCTGATCTGCTGGAACTATCGCGGGGCTGGCAGACCCAAGACAGTTCGAGAGCTTCGCGGCTTAGCGGGGCAATATGCTCCGTTGGTGTTCTGCATTGTGGAAACTGAACTCCCTCGGGATCGAGTAGAAGGTTTAGCAGACACATTAGGCTTTGATTCTTCTTTTGCTGTTAGTAGTACTGGAAGGAGCGGTGGAATTGGAATTTTTTGGAACAATGCAATAAAGTTAGAAACTTTTGGTTACTCTGATTATCACATTGATGCTCTGGTTACTATACCAGGTGTCCCTCAGTGGAGAATGAATGTCGTCTATGGGGAAGCCAGAGTTGGTGACAGAGGAAAAACCTCGGATCTTCTTCGATCTCTAGCCTTAGCGAATGATAGACCATGGTTATGCATCGGGGACTTCAACGAAGTACTGAAACTAGAGGAGTATGATGGAGCAAGCCACCGCAGTATGACATAGGTGCTTGGTTTCAGGGACGCTATCGACGTATGTGGACTAACGGAACTAGGTTTTTCGGGACCAATGTGGACTTTTGAACGAAGGGTGACTGGAGAAACTCATACTGGTGTTCGGCTAGATAGAGCACTGGCTTGCGGCGAATGGTGCAGTATTTATCCGCAAGCTGAAGTCTCGCATAAAGTGGCGGCCACCTCTGATCATATTCCTATCTTACTTCAGCTGGAGACTCAGATCAGTGGTCGACTACGACAGCACAAACCCTTTCGGTATGGGATGATGTGGGAGTCTCATGACGGATTCCAGGAGGAAATTCAGCAACACTGGCAGGGACCATGAGCAACGACAGTTGTCGATCTTCGGTTGAAAATTGATGCTATGACCAACGGACTGAAGCGTTGGGATAAAAACACTTTTGGAAATGTCCgaacagagatcaaaaccttgaCTGTGGAGCTTGCAAATCTTCGAGCTGATTTGGGGCGGGCAGAGCCGACCCGCATTGAAGTTAAAATCAAGGGCCGCCTCGCTGATTTGTATCATCGGGAGGAAATAATGTGGCGTCAGAGGGCATGTTTATCTTGGCTTGCTTCGGGGGACAAGAACACCAAATTCTTCCACCTACGAGAAAGCAAACGTAGACGAAAAAATTAGATCAAATCGCTCCTGAGGGAGGATGGAACGAAAGTTGAGAAGGCCGAGGATATGGAAGGCATGGTGACAGACTTCTACCGTAACCTATTCACATCACAAGGAACATCGAACATGGAAGCAGTGTTACAAAATGTTCCTCAAAAAGTTACCCTGGAGATGAACGAGAAAATGAGTTCGGTATATACAAAGGAGGAGGTTAAGTCTGCCCTTTTTCAGATGGTGCCTACTAAAGCACCAGGATTAGACGGATATCCAGCACACTTTTTTCACAGACATTGGGACGTCTGTGGAGATGAGATCACACTGATTATTTTGAAAATCCTGAGAGTGGAAGAAGAGGTGAATGAATTGAATGATACTCTTTTGGTACTAATACCTAAGGTAACTAGCCCCACGCTTCTCACGTAGTTTCGTCCTATAAGCCTATGCAATGTCATATGTAAGATTGCTTCCAAGGTTTTGGCAAACAGATTAAAAACCTTCCTTCCAGAGATCATATCAGAAGAGCAATCAACCTTTGTTGGAGGACGGCTAATCACGAATAACATTATTTCAGGTATGAATGCCTTCACTTTATGAAGCGCAACAAGTCTAAGGAAAATGGTTTTTGTGCTTTGAAACTGGATATGATGAAAGCTATGATCGCCTTGAGTGGGATTATTTGCGAGCTATAATGACCAAACTAGAGTTTGCACCGGTTTGGGTAGACACGGTTATGAGGATGGTGAGTTCCGTAAAATTCTCAGTATTATTCAATGGGAAGAAACTTGATCAATTTATACCTacacaagggattcgacaaggagACCCGTTATCCCCTTACCTATTTTTGTTGGCAGTAGAGGGCCTTTCGTGCCTCATCAAATGTCAGAGTGAGTCATCGCCTATCAGAGGGATCAAAGTGGCAGAGACGGCTCCACCGGTTAGTCACTTACTTTTTGCCGATGACAGCCTAATGTTCTTTAGGGCTAGTAGTGAGGGAGCTACTTTGGTGTCTTCTTTGTTGGAATCATATTGTCAGGCTTCTGGACAGAAAATTAACCACGACAAATCTTCGGTTTTCTTCGGTAAGGGATGTATACCCGAGGTGAGGGACCTTATTAAGAATTTTCTTAATGTCCAGAACGAGAGCTTAAGTGAAAAGTATCTGGGCATGCCGACGGATGTGGGTAGCAGCAAAAATGGAGCTTTCAAATACCTAAAGGGAAGAGTGTGGAACAAAGTGAAAGGTTGGATGGAGAAAATTCTGTCATCGGGAGGGAAGGAAGTGCTCATAAAATCGGTAGCACAAGTTGTCCCAGTTTTATCAATGGCATGCTTCAAATTACCAAGAGGCTTATGTCTGCATATCAACTCTATCATACGCAAGTTCTGGTGGGGAAGCAAACAGCGCGAGAGAAAGACTAGCCGGGTCTCGTGGGAAGTGATGACGTGACCTAAATATGAAGGTGGTTTGGGTTTTAGAGATATTGAACTTTTCAATCTCGCCCTCCTAGCTCGACAAGCATGGCGCATTATGCAATCTCCGGGAATCCTGAGTGCTAAGCTACTGAAAGCACGATACTTCCCTACCAACGAGTTATTGGAGGCTAAACTTGGTAACAATCCTTCGCAGATTTGGAGGGCCATTGTTGAAgggaaatatattctcaaattGGTGCTCGTAAGAAGGATCGGAGACGGTAAGAGTACTAACAATTGGAACCAGAATTGGCTTCCCAAAGAAGCATCCATGAGGCCAATTGCATGTCTCAACCCCAATCGGCCGGTGGTTGTGTCACACCTAATTGACAGTACTTCCGCGAGGTGGAGGCAGGAGCTGATAAACACAAATTTTCTTCCCATTGAtgcagaagtgatcctgaacattcCTTTGAGCACCCGTCAATATGATGATGATTGGGCTTGGTCCCAGGAAAAGCAAGGAGTATTCACGGTCAGGTCTTGTTATCGCATGCTCATAACAACAAAGCTTTGGTGGAAGGCTTAGCTAGAGGGCCGGGGTGGCCCTGTCGACAGCAGCAGGGAGGCGAAGGGATGTGATACACTATGGCGAGTCCAGGTGCCTTCCAAGATCAAAGTTTTTCTCTAGCGGCTTGCACAGATTTCACTTCCTACGGTAGATGTTCGACATCACCGGAATATGGCCTCCTCTCCGTGTTGTGCAATCTGCGGTGCTGTCAACTCATGGCACCACTCTCTCCTAAACTGCACGATGTCACGTTGTGTTTGGGCTTTGATAGAATCAGAACTGCTCGAGCATATGCTAGCAACGGCTGAACCAGATGCGAAGTCATGGCTTTTCAGCATCTTCTCTTCGGTCTCAACAAAGGAACTACTCCGAATCACGGTAACCCTATGGGCGATCTGGACAACACGAAGGCGTTTGATTCACGAAGGGGACCACCAAAGTCCATTGGCGACGCACCTGTTTGTCAACAAGTACATTGCAGAGCTTGAAGCAATCAAAACATCGACATTACCGCATACTAGACAGCTGATCACTAGGCCAGCTGACGCAAGAAGATGGATTCCACCATCGTCTGGATGTGCTAAGATCAACGTGGACGGAGCCATTTGTAACAGCCCTCCCATTGGAGCTATCAGCGTTGTTTGCCGGGATGTGAAAGGAATGTACCTTGGGGCATCTGCATTAGTGTTCCATGGCCTCACTGACCAAAATATATTGGAAACCTTGGCATGCCGTGAGGCCCTAGCTTTGGGCAGGAACATGCTTCTTCAGAACATAACTGTCGCTTCGGACTGTCTTCAAGAAGTTAAGGATATTCATTCAGGCACAAATGGCATCACAACCCCAATCATCAGAGAAATCAAGGAAGGAAGTACTGATTTTCAGATTATTTCTTTTGTTCACGAAGGATGACTTTCGAACACGGAAGCTCATAGTTTAGCTAGACATGCTTTGCATTTAGGGGAGGGACGCCATGTTTGGTTCCTGCAACCCTTTGACACTCGTTTTATTCGTGTAATCCGTACGTTTGATTCATAAAGCAAAGCAGTTTCCCCTAAAAAAATAGAAGCTCAAAAAAACCACCAAAAAAACTAACCCTTAGGCCGCCTTCCGCCATGAGGACGCCGCCAAGGCCGAGCAAACCCTATTGCGGCTTCTTTTCGAAGAGCTGGGGGAAAGAAGTGCATTGGATCCGGGCCTTTCTAGGGCGGGTTGGAACGCTTGGCCAAATGGGCCGAACTAAACGAGACGACCTGCGAGCCCGCCGGCACGGCCTGTCATGGCCAGACACGACATGACTTAAACGGGCTGTGTCAGGCACGCAGCCCGCCTTGGGCCATGCCTGGGCCTGAAGGCTGGGCAAGCGAGCCGGTACAACACGACCCATTTGTATTTTTTATTTACATATTTGTATATATATACAACGTATAAAATAGCTCAATAGGTTAAGATCGGCCTAAAAACTACCTAAAATTGTGCGTGTCGTGCCGATAGGCCGGCCCGTTTAGCTCACGTGTCGTGCCTCGACCTGGAGACTGCGCACGTGGGTCGGCACGGCACGGACTGACTAATATTCGTGCCTGGGTGGGTCGTGTCGTGTCGAGCCCGTTTACGATCTTGCCGGGCTGGGCCGGCCCGATTGGCCAGGTATGCGCTATGGGTCGAAGCATGGCCTACATCAGCGGCGCGCAGGGCTTCCTTCTCCCCCTTGAACAGCGGTAGTGGTGCGGGTCTCGGCCGACCGTCACGGGGCATGGTGCTTCAGGCGAGGCACGAGGATGATTCTACGCTCCACGACGTCAACATCACTGTCATGTATCATAGTCATGGAGGCTGCTCAAAGTTGGTCATGCGAGAAGGCGTCGCCATGCCATATCTGGTGAGGAAGCCTCGTTCGTGTGGGTTAGTGGCATTAGCTCTGTTCTGATGTCGCTGTGGGCATGGGCTGCAACGTAGAGGTTGAAGGTTGGTGTTTCACGCCGCATTGTGATGCTTGGTGGCGGGCTGGCAGGGCTGCGCGATGGTGCCCGGAATTTTAGCTATATCTGGTTGGATTCTCGGAGGCGGTTGGCGGTGTCCCGTCGCATGTGCGGGTGGGCGTGTGGCGATGGGACTGCGAACGACGGGTGACAACATGTTGTGAGCAGTTGTTATGGGGGCGTTGTGGCATTGCTCCCCAACGTAATTAGGAAAGCTGATATGCAGCATGTAGGCTCCCCGAGTGACACTAGACATCATGGCGCCAATACCATCATATGGATGGGTTCGATGGCCATGGACACGTTGTCGTGCGAACTCGCCGAGGCCAAGGCCGGTGGACTATGGTCGGGGCTTTCTCAGTGTCGGTCGGCGACACTGAGAAGTGCCTCCCACGGGTCCATCGGGATTGAGCGGGGACACACGTGCAGGCGCTTCCTACCATGGGGGCGTGGGCGCCTATTTGATGGATAT
This window encodes:
- the LOC123427453 gene encoding uncharacterized protein LOC123427453; its protein translation is MAEGDLRLEEVDDKSGCLEPFFYDKAEVVAEAAAAAERRRREAEEKATEDARKMDAFSGRKEAHQAVIDRIREYDPKTGKICYTRFFNKDFSKFDIDEESPLAPMRYTHKTPSTYANSLGRQVYHVYDSVNVLSVKIVSSDVGFPLKVYGTVIARDHLDYKCVYLYRRSREDYQLISSEVAHVYFEAVISHCVAMTAFFLDYLCMLLLYGY
- the LOC123427452 gene encoding uncharacterized protein LOC123427452, which produces MHGYGRNRGCNLQDQSLTLTGPTRGLVLLDGIYIEVDLNIIDEQGKKDPKLSKGLCTIDGILRGAWEDSHVGCADLDSRLSNLEVKFAVEATFEIRVLNGDFCGEITACTSSIQDHLVLHDSKTGGVICDGSGILQLWRRVVTVGLEETLLLMIATQACDVSTASATRTLVFTPEVNGSTEGEITVGAVTFFIKVNWSFDYINANFDVPLLNRAM